GCGAGCCGGTCTCCCCGGAAGACATAGCCTACCTGGTCTACACCTCGGGGACCACCGGTCCCCCGAAGGGGGCGGTGGAGACCCACTCCAACGTCGCCTACAACGCCGAGGTGTACCGCACCTGGATGCGGATGGGTGAGGAGGACTCGGTGTTCGGGGTGGCCCCCCTCTTTCACATCACCGGGCTCGTCGGACACATCGCGCTCGCCGGGCTCGCGGGCATCCCGCTCGTCCTCTTCCACCGCTTCGACCCGGGCGAGGCGCTGCGCCTGATAGAGAAGTGGCGGCCCACGATGACGGTCGGCTCCATAACGGTGTTCATCGCGCTGATGAACGCCCCGGGCGCCGCCGGGCGCGACCTCTCCTCCCTTAAGAAGTGCTACAGCGGCGGGGCCCCCATCGCTCCCTCCATCACCGAGCAGTTCGAGGAGAAGTTCGGGGTCTACATCCACAACATCTACGGCCTCACCGAGAGCAACTCGCCCACCCACGCCGTCCCCTACGGCTCCCGCGCCCCGGTGGACGAGAAGAGCGGCGCGCTCTCCGTCGGCGTGCCCGTCCCCGGCTGCGCGGCGCAGCTGGTGAGCCTGGAGGATCCCTCGCAGGAGGTGCCGCCCGGAGAGCAGGGCGAGTTCGCGGCGAAGGGGCCCATGATCTTCAGGGAGTACTGGAACAAACCCGAGGAGACCGAGAGGGCCTTCCACGACGGCTACTTCCTCACCGGGGACGTGGCCGTCATGGACGAGGAGGGCTGGTTCTACATCGTCGACCGCAAGAAGGACATGATCAACGCCGGCGGCTACAAGGTCTGGCCCCGGGAGGTGGAGGACGTCCTCTACACCCACCCGGCGGTGAAGGAAGCCGCCGTGGTGGGTGCCCCGGACCCCTACCGGGGCGAGACGGTCGTCGCCTTCGTCGCCCTCAAGGAGGACCAGCGGGTCTCGGAGGAGGAGCTCATCTCCTACTGTAAGGAGCGAATGGCCGCCTACAAATACCCGCGCCGCATAGAGTTCCTGGAAGAGGTCCCCAAAACCGCCACCGGAAAGTTCCTCCGCCGGGAGCTGCGCTCGCGGGCGCAGAGCAACCCCCAGAGAACGACCTGATCTCCCCGCCCGGCCATAAGATCAGGTGTGTCTGCCTCACATATATGCATCCTGCTTCGGTATAATCGTCCTCAGGCGGGTCGTCTCACGAGCGGTTTTCGGGGGCGGCTTTGACGCTCGTGACAGAAACAGGAGGTACGAAGGTTTGACCGAGAGCAGGCGGCCTTTCGGGCCGGATCCGGCGGAGATCTGGTCCCGGTGGTACGAGGCCGGCACCAGGATGTGGAGTGATCTGCTGCAGGGGGGCTCCGAGCGGTACGTGGACCCATGGGGCCTCTACCGGCAGTGGTTCGAGAGCGTGGAGCGGGCGAGGGAGCAACCGGCAAAGAGGAACGGCACCGGGAGTAGTTCGGGAAGCGAGGAGCTGCAGGAGGCCTGGAGCCGGTGGGTCGAGGCGGCCATCGACTCCTGGCAGCGCTCCGCGCAGCTCGGGATGTACGCGGCCGGGCTCATGCCGCGCTGGCTCAAGGCGCTGCAGCAGGCGCAGGAGAACCTGCTGCGGGTAGAGGAGCCTCCGCGGGATCCCATGCAGTTCATGGCCCAGTGGTACAACGCCACCAGCGGCCCGCTCGCCGAGTTCGTGCAGGACGTCATAGAGCGGGAGGAGTTCCTGGAGCCCGCGAGCCAGTACCTCAGGAGCTACGCCGGCCTCTACCGGCTGTTCCGCCGCAACGCCGAGGAGTACCTGAGGACCATGCAACTCCCCACCCGCTCCGACATAAGTCGGGTGGCCTCGCTGGTCGTGGCGCTCGAGGAGAAGGTCGACCGGATCGAGGAGGCCTTCGAAGACTTCGAGTACCACAGCGCGAAGCCTGCCACCGAGGAGCGGGTGGCACGGCTCGAAGAGCGGCTCGGGCGGGTCGAGGAGAAGCTCGACCGGCTGCTGCGGGAGGTCGGGGAGCGGCCGGCCGGAGCAGCGGCGCGGGCCACCGAGGCGGCGCGGCGGGAGGCCGCCGAGCGAGGGGTGGACCTCTCCGGGGTCGAGGGGACCGGGGAGGGCGGCAGGATCACCGTGGAGGACGTGCGCAGGAAGGGGGAGAACTAGATGGCCGAGAACACCGGCGCCGGAGGTGCGGCGGCATCCGGCTTCGAGGAGCTCCTTGACAAGTACCGGCGGGGGATGAGCATAATCGTCGAGGGCGCCCGGATAGACACCGGCCAGACGCCCAAGGAAGTCGTCTGGACCAAGAACAAGGCGAAGCTCTACCGCTACGAGCCCTACCGGGAGAAGAAGCATCGGACCCCCATTCTCATCGTCTACGCCCTCATCAACCGGCCCTACGTGCTCGACCTCATCCCCGGCAACAGCTTCATCGAGTATCTGGTCGGGGAGGGCTTCGACGTGTACATGCTCGACTGGGGCATCCCGGGGGACGAAGACGCCGAGATGTCCTTCGAGCACTACGTGCTGGACTACCTCCCGCGGGCCGCCAGGAAGGTCATGCGGACCTCCCGGACGGAGGACTACACGCTCTTCGGCTACTGCATGGGCGGCACCATGAGCGCCATGTACGCTGCGCTCTTCCCCGAGCGGATGCGCAACCTCATCCTGCTCACCGCCCCCATAGCCTTCCCCAAGGAGCATCTCGGGCTCTACGCCCTCTTCACCGACAGCAAGTACCTCGACCCCGGCATCATGGCCGACGCCTTCGGCTGCATCCCCGGCGAGATCATCGACACCGGCAACCGGATGCTCCGTCCCGTCACCAACTACGTGGGCACCTACGTCAACATGTGGGAGCGGATCTTCGAGGACAAGCCGATGGAGACCTG
The Rubrobacter xylanophilus genome window above contains:
- a CDS encoding long-chain-fatty-acid--CoA ligase: MSVYADRPWLKLYPDHVPHELALPQESMVDLFEASARRAPERDAIRYFDEAISFARLDDLSSRFAAALAERDVRKGDRIAVFTQNDPQFLVAQYGAWKRGAIVVPLNPMFKHRELDYHLNDSGARVLVCLESLYHEVAREVLPGTGVEHVFTTSELDFLPEGADHPPLAGARKLATEGTGDLLGVLEATAPDDGAREPVSPEDIAYLVYTSGTTGPPKGAVETHSNVAYNAEVYRTWMRMGEEDSVFGVAPLFHITGLVGHIALAGLAGIPLVLFHRFDPGEALRLIEKWRPTMTVGSITVFIALMNAPGAAGRDLSSLKKCYSGGAPIAPSITEQFEEKFGVYIHNIYGLTESNSPTHAVPYGSRAPVDEKSGALSVGVPVPGCAAQLVSLEDPSQEVPPGEQGEFAAKGPMIFREYWNKPEETERAFHDGYFLTGDVAVMDEEGWFYIVDRKKDMINAGGYKVWPREVEDVLYTHPAVKEAAVVGAPDPYRGETVVAFVALKEDQRVSEEELISYCKERMAAYKYPRRIEFLEEVPKTATGKFLRRELRSRAQSNPQRTT
- the phaC gene encoding class III poly(R)-hydroxyalkanoic acid synthase subunit PhaC, whose product is MAENTGAGGAAASGFEELLDKYRRGMSIIVEGARIDTGQTPKEVVWTKNKAKLYRYEPYREKKHRTPILIVYALINRPYVLDLIPGNSFIEYLVGEGFDVYMLDWGIPGDEDAEMSFEHYVLDYLPRAARKVMRTSRTEDYTLFGYCMGGTMSAMYAALFPERMRNLILLTAPIAFPKEHLGLYALFTDSKYLDPGIMADAFGCIPGEIIDTGNRMLRPVTNYVGTYVNMWERIFEDKPMETWLAMNKWVNDGPPFPGAAFKQWITEFYQQNRLVKGEIRLRGRRVDLSNIRCPLLSVAGKKDHICTVPQAEAIMDLVSSEDKEFFVLDAGHVGLMTGRGAKKGLWPKVSGWLAERSG
- a CDS encoding E3 binding domain-containing protein → MTESRRPFGPDPAEIWSRWYEAGTRMWSDLLQGGSERYVDPWGLYRQWFESVERAREQPAKRNGTGSSSGSEELQEAWSRWVEAAIDSWQRSAQLGMYAAGLMPRWLKALQQAQENLLRVEEPPRDPMQFMAQWYNATSGPLAEFVQDVIEREEFLEPASQYLRSYAGLYRLFRRNAEEYLRTMQLPTRSDISRVASLVVALEEKVDRIEEAFEDFEYHSAKPATEERVARLEERLGRVEEKLDRLLREVGERPAGAAARATEAARREAAERGVDLSGVEGTGEGGRITVEDVRRKGEN